The genomic region TTCCCCCAGTAGTGGTGGGAGATCAAACATGAGGCAGTACAGCACCCAGAAAGAGCCGTAAAGAGAGGCAACTATCATCAATCTACACTTCCATCTTTGCATCTAATATCTTCCTCACATAGCCAACTGGCCAAACTACCCAAGAAGTGCATTTTGAAGAAATTTAGAAAGTGGGTTGAATACACATCCTCACTAGAACATTCAGACACAGGACAGAAAGACACTGGAGGTAGTCAAGTCATCTGCCAAGATAAGGAGAGTGGCAGTAAAGGGACAGACAATGACAGGAAGAGGAAGGGTATTCTTAAACGAAATAGTATCTCCTCAAGTCTAGACCTGCCTTCAAATACAATGCTAAACCACGAACCAGCTCCAACATGGTCAAATGACAATATCAGTGACAACAGCTACCTGAGTAATCATTATAAGGGGGAAGATCTGGAGATAGAGATTACACTATGGAAGACATGACTGGTTACATACTTGAAAAGAACTATATATACCTCCAGTAATGGGCAAATTCAGATGTCTACCTAAGGTCTTTAATTTTAACTGTTAAATAGTTAAGCTGCCACACAATATGGCAACACAGAACTCAGAACCTTAAACAGCACACCTTTTAAAGTCTGCATGTATGCTAGTGCTACTTCTTGTAAATGAACACTCTATGAAGTCTTGATCTGCATAATATGAATCCCCATTTCCAAACATCCCTTGTGCTTAGTGTGCCACCAGCCtttgcttttaaaaagtaaaaaaacaagaatgttTCAAATCCCAAAAGGTTTGAAGATGGCTGGGATAAAATTACAGTTATATTTCTAGTGTTTTTGGCACAATATCTTTCAGAACTATGGAATCACTTTCCATATGAACAATTTCTgcaatttctgtcattttatatgCAGCAATAATAAGTCTATACTGAGGATGTAAATGTTAGAAACAATTTGGCAGAaggtattttattttagttcagTGTTTTAGGAATTCAGTAAACAGTTAAGTTAGACAATATAATctaattatattaatttttgGTAAGATTTTCTACCTTGATCTCCTGTTTGATCTCTTTTGAAATATGATAAATtctagaatatatatatatatgtgtgtgtgtactctaaattaaatgtttgatGTTGCACAAGTacttttagaattttctatGGCTATGCTGCACTAaaatttcataatttttatttataacttCCTAAAGTCATACTGATTATTtttaacatctgatatgtgtgtGACCATATAAATTACCATCAGCATGTAGCTctcaattaaataataaattgaaATCAGTTAACAGCTAGTGAATATTAAAAGTATTTTCAAAAGACTGTAAATTTTATATTACAATGTGTCCCAGGAAACTAGTTTAGTTGACTAGGTTTCTGTCCATTCGATCACCTTCACTAAGGAATAGTGCCAAGCTAATAGATGTCGCCTTGTTGCCTTGAACACGATAGACAGAATGTGTGAAACACTAGTTTTACCACCACCATATAACATACACCACTGAGCTTGTAAATAATGTACAAGCCCGTTGAACCAGAATCTTACTGAGAAACCAACACACCTGGGGAATGAAACTTCCTAAACTTatgagtgttgtgtgtgtgtatgtgtataatcAGCTCTCCTTTGAGATCAAGACAAACTTATTGGCATTAAAGGAAGAAGTTTAAGCAATCATGGGCCCTTAATCCTGAGTGTACTATAAACAGGGACTTCTGTGTTCTGTGCTGCAGTTATATAAATCTTATTTTCATGTTAGAGCTATTAGCATTAAGTGGAAATTTGTGTTGGGAAGGTAAGGCAGGGGGGTCACGATAAACCCTTCCTTGTTCCTAAGCTTTATTGGTACCTCACGTGAAGAGTAAAGTCTCTTTTTAAACATGAGGCCAGACTCTCCTCTCTGAGGCTGATTAGTTAACAGTAGCGAAATCCCAGCTAAGCTGAGACGTTTAGTCTTGGGTGACCAATTAATCTGTTCAGGATGGTTTCTTCTTGAGTATATGAATGAGTATCTGTGTTTCCTAGCCATTAATTGAAAATTAAAGAACTGCACCAGCAGTTTCCAACAGCATATCTGCCTTTTTTATTCCAAGcaggaaaaagacaaaatgagaaTTTTCAACCTAAACTGTAAAgcccttttcacatttttagaATTTACAAAATatgagatggaaaaaaaaaaaaaatcacccattcttcaataaatataaaaatacttaaTATCCTCTCAATTTTGTTACATCTTCATTCTACAACCTGAATGTTGttcacacaaataaaacaatgactGCTCATGTGCTGCCAGTGAAGACTTGGCCCATGACTGCTAATCTAGCACTGAATGGTTGTGTGGAGCATGAGAGCACTGGCgctttccctctttctccagGCTGTAATGCTATACTTTCTGAGGAAACAACACTGGAGGGATCCTTCTCCCCTGATGCGTCTGATTCATCAACGGGAGATTTAAGAGGCTCCGACAGACTGAGAAGGATGTCCTGTAACTCCTTGCGTTCATCTTGGTTCTTGCTGCAGCAGTGAAGGGCAGCTGGGTCAAGTGGATGTGCCTCTGTATTAAAGATATAGCCCCCAGCCCCAAGAATGCAGTCTCCACGTGGACCCCCCAGCGCAAACTGTGTGCCACTGTTGTGAAGAAAATTGTCAGGGTCAAAGAGCAGGTACAGGTACTTGATTGTTTCAGCCAAGAAGAAAGACTCCATGCGGTTATCCAGCTTGTGGTCTCTCACATCCTTTACCTGTGTAAGAAGGACATCAGAAAAATTATTCAATAAAAGTCGAGACTTTGTTCACTGGGGAGAACCACTTTTTGCTCTTATGTTTGTACATCAACATACTAATTTAAACATTAACTTGCTGTTTAATGGCAGTTGTGTGGAGAAAGATTAAACCAAGCGATAAACTCATGCTGTTAATACAGATTTTACATTATAAGACCTTGTCTAGACTGAACCTGTGGTGAGCAAATAGACCATAAAAGGATCAGCACTCCAGTACTTACGCTGGCAAAGCCACATTTAACACGGCTAATTTTCTCTATGGACTCCACTGCATCCCGGCCCATCTGAAGAAATGTCGGGTCACCTGTTGCTTTATACAGGTACATGGCACTCTCAATCAGCTCTGAAACAGTGCATGACAGACTAATTACGTTTtgtattacttttttatatattttttgctagCCAAGTTTTATTAGCCAAGTATGACAGGCAATAACTATACCTTCTTTTAAGTAAACGAAAGCTCTTATGCAACTAACTAGTGCTAACTACTTGACTTAACTATACAACTATGTGAACACCCAGGGAGAACAAAATCATCCTGCAAAATAGAGACAAGTCATAGTCTGTAGTCCAGTTCCTAAGAATGCAAGTAATTCCTTGGTTTCCTAATCATAGAATGCCTTATATCACACTCAAACATAGGAGACATGTATATTCGAAGCAAGTGTGCCATATTGTAAACCTCAAAGTACTTACATTCATCATATTACAAAGTTTTGTAATGGAATATGTTGTTTGCATGTCCAAAATCCTCAAgtacagagaaatataaaacCTTTGACCCGTTTTTTTTGCCATCATCATGAGCTGTCAATGTTTTGTGACGTGCAGGTACCTGGACGTAAAGGGTATCCCTCTCGCTTGTCCACTGTGTAGCCCTGAGGAATACTGTAGAACTCTGGAAGCCCACCAAACTGCCGCCACACTGTGTAATAGTTATGGAACGTCTTTGTGGCACTGTCAATATCCCCTATTAAGCTCTGAAATTGTTGTCAGGCACAGGCATTAGTATAACAAGAATGCCACTGGATTGTTGAGTAAAACAAATGAGAAGTCATGGCAAAAGTTACCAGAACCAGAACTGATGTATTGATCTAAAGGTGGCAGTGACTTAACTGCATAGGCTTTGGGATGTTAGAATTGATTACAACAGATTagaataatagtaaaatatgaACGTTTTCAAATTTGGTGTACTGGTTTCTTATTGCCTTTCTTTCACTGTTGTTCAAATAGTTCTGccaatcatatttacatattcagtatatttaaaaaaaattgaaaccAAAATAATCCAATCGAAAGGAACTGTGATGCACTGAGCCCTCTTGAGGTCAATTAGAGATTTGCAGCTCTACTAGACACAGGTGTATCCTTCTCTCAAGTTTATGGTGGCAGATTTTAGGTCTTGTCTAGAGCAGACAAAAATGTCTACCCTCTTACCTGCATCCCTGGCCAGAATGACTCCAAAGACTGAAAGACAGGCATGGAAACAGTCCCCTTATGCATCTGCACCCACAGGTACCAGTCATCAAACTTAGTGTAGTTCTTTATGGACTTATCAAACTCTGCAGCACAATTAAGAACATTTCAGCTGTGCAGGTTGACAGCAGCATAAAACAAGtgcttatataaaaataatgtttgtatGACATCACTACTGTGCTGGCATACCATGAAACATAGTCAGAAGTTCCTCATCTTGCAGCATGATGGCCCCTTTCACCAGGTACTCAAAGTACGAGTCAACCCCTGCACCAATACCTGCATCCTGTGCAACCCATTTCGAAGTGATAACATCAATATGGTTTCCAACCTGAAAGGCAGTGATTTTTATGTAAGGACCCTTATGACTCTATTTAAGAGAAAGAATTAGTACCTGCTACATAAAggacaaaaaatacaa from Pygocentrus nattereri isolate fPygNat1 chromosome 9, fPygNat1.pri, whole genome shotgun sequence harbors:
- the edem2 gene encoding ER degradation-enhancing alpha-mannosidase-like protein 2, with the protein product MLTYLFSTICCAAYLSPIISHVKGKEFTEQDMAHYRDRIKSMFYHAYNSYLENAYPYDELRPLTCDGQDTWGSFSLTLIDALDTLLILGNHTEFQRVASLLQDTVDFDIDVNASVFETNIRVVGGLLSAHLLSKQAGMEVEEGWPCSGPLLRMAEDAARKLLPAFHTPTGMPYGTVNLLRGVNPTETPVTCTAGVGTFILEFSTLSRLTGDPVFEDVARKALSSLWKTRSDIGLVGNHIDVITSKWVAQDAGIGAGVDSYFEYLVKGAIMLQDEELLTMFHEFDKSIKNYTKFDDWYLWVQMHKGTVSMPVFQSLESFWPGMQSLIGDIDSATKTFHNYYTVWRQFGGLPEFYSIPQGYTVDKREGYPLRPELIESAMYLYKATGDPTFLQMGRDAVESIEKISRVKCGFASVKDVRDHKLDNRMESFFLAETIKYLYLLFDPDNFLHNSGTQFALGGPRGDCILGAGGYIFNTEAHPLDPAALHCCSKNQDERKELQDILLSLSEPLKSPVDESDASGEKDPSSVVSSESIALQPGERGKAPVLSCSTQPFSARLAVMGQVFTGST